The DNA region ATGTTGCGGCTGTATATTGAATTATAATCTGAAGTTCCGAAACCGGCTAAGCAGGTCCGCTTCCCCACCCTCTCCCCGGCACGACCGTTCCAATGGGAATCGGGGGCTCCTTTCTCTCCCGTCCCGACTCGAATTCCAGAATTTTGTTGATCACACAGGCAAAATCAGTAAGATATATAATATAGAGGATATTTGCCGCCCAGGCAGGAGGTAAGCGATTCGGCGGATTGACGGAGCATTTTCCTTAATCCAGGAGCGAATCTCATGTTGGAACTGGCGACAATCAGTGTTTTCTGTCTGCTCTGCTTTGCCCTGCTCAATCTTTACTGGGGCCAGCGGGTCGCCCGCCTGTACCAGGCGCACCTCGCTCAGAAATCCCACTCCAGTTACACACCGTCTGCTGCGGTCGTCTTGTCTCTGCGGGGCAATGATCCGTTTCTGGCCGACTGCCTGCAGGGTTTGCTGAACCAGGATTACCCTGCGTACCAGGTGAAAATTGTCGTGGATCACATTGATGATCCCGCTTTCGCTTTTGTGACCCAATACCTGGCAGAACACGAGCACCCCCATTGCGAAGTCAGCATCCGCGAAGTTTCCAATGGGGTCTGCGGCTTGAAGAACGCTTCACTGGTGCAGGCCATCCGGGAAGTGGATAACGACGTCGAAGTCCTTGCCTGGCTCGATGCGGATGTCATTCCCCATCGCAGCTGGCTCCGCGAACTGGTCTCTCCTCTGCAGGATCCCGAGGTCGGGGTCGCTTCGGGCATCCGCTGGTATGCGCCGCGGCATGCCAACCCGGGAACCATGGTCCGCCATGCCTGGAACACCGCAGCCATGATGCAGATGGTGGCCCTGGAAATTCCCTGGGGAGGTTCAATCGCGCTCAGCCGGGATATCTTCACCCATCCGCAACTGACCAATTCGTTCTCCCGTATGCTCTGGGATGACACGGGACTGAAAGTCATCGCAGATCAGCTGGGCCGCAGAGTGGCTTTCGTGCCTGCCACGACGATGGTCAACCGGGAATCGATCTCCTTTGACTCCTGTTTCCGCTACATGACCCGCCAGCTGGTGAATGCGCGCTATTATCATCCGCACTGGTGGCTCGTTGCCGGCCTGGGATTGATGACGGCTGTCGCGCAGACCGCGTTGCTGGTTCTCAGTGTGCTGTTCATGCTGCAGGGTGATCTGACGGCAGCAGCGAGTTCCGCGGGAGTATTGCTCTTCGCGAATGGCTGTGTCGCAGTGGCGATCTTCCGCATCAGTCTGCTGGTACACAAGACGGTCACAGCCCGCGGCGAACATTTTCAGCGTCAACCGCTGCGCACGCTGGGTTACCTGGGAATCACGGTCTACATCTTCGCGGCTGCGTTACTGGCAGCGATGCGGACCCGCACCATCGACTGGCGCGGCGTGCTGTATCATGTGCCCGATCCGTTTAATGTGCAGATCATGCATTATGAACCGTACCGGCATCCCGAAGCGAATGCCTCACTGCACGAGCTGGAACACGTTTCGATTTAAAACAGATGTTCCGTTTTCCAGTGCGGTGAACCAGGTCTCAATCAGGAACAGCTGCTTGATCCTGCGCGTCGACAGCGAGTAAGATAGAGCGGACTGAATGATCTAATCCCATCTCTGGCTGCCTTGCGCGCCCGTCTCCCGATGTAAAGACCTGCTATGTTTTCCGAATCCGCCTGGAGCCGCAAAAGTATCGGCGACGTCGATGTCGTCTACCATGAAGGCCTCTATCATCTGTTTCACCTGGTACTGCCCAATCACGACTTCATCGCGCATGCGATCAGCGATAACGGACTCAACTGGCGGCGCGTCGACAACGCACTGTTCATCGGCGATCCCGGAGGCTGGGACGACCTGATGCTCTGGACAATGCACGTCACCCCCGATCCGCATCAGCCAGGGCACTGGCGGATGTTTTATACCGGCGTCTCCCGCCGCGACCAGGGAAAAAAACAACGCATCGGACTCGCACACAGCGAAGACCTGTTCCACTGGCGAAAGGCGGACGTGCACTGGGAAGATCAGCGCGGCCACGACGATCCGGAGATCGTCAAGCAGACGCGAGCGAAGCTGGTTCGTTCGGTATCCAACAGCATCAAGGCCAAGCAGGATCTGGAAAGCAGCTTTCCCCTCGAACCGGATGCCGAATACTACGAAGCCTCGGTAGACGAAGAACGCAACTGGGTCAGCTTCCGCGATCCCTTCTATTTTCACGAGGAAGACCGCGGCTGGCTGATGATGGCGGCACGCACCAACGAAGGCCCGCTGGTTCGCAGGGGCTGTGTCGGTCTGATGGAAGAATATAAACCCAACCATTTCCGCGCACTGCCGCCGCTGCACGCACCGATGATGTATGACGACATCGAAGTTCCCAACCTGTTCCGTATCGACGGCGACTACTACCTCGTCGGCAGTCTACGGGAAGACGCCAAGATACGCTACTGGCACACCACAGATCCGGAGCAGCCCTGGCGCAACTATTACGACAACGTGCTGCTCGCCAAGGGGAACTACGCCGGTCGCATCTGTCGGGATGACAAGGGGCTCCTGCTCTGGAACTTTTATGTCCGCGACCCTCACGACCGGATGACGAACAACATCCTGCCTCCGCCCAAGCGACTCACACGCCGGAGCAACGGACAATTAAAGGTTCAGACTTACGAAGGCATCATCGAACGCATTGTCGATACTCTCGATTCCCGCTGCCTGCACACTTTGAAAGGGGCCCGGGATGAATCCTACTTCTGCATGATCGACGATTCCCTCGAGCTGATCAGCCAGGCCGGCTTCCAGGGGTTTGTGTTCGACGAGGAAGTCAACTGCTTTCGCATGCGTTGTCGTTTGACGATGAAGGGGGCCGGCAAATGCGGACTGCTCTGCCGGATCGATCCCGAAACGCACGACGGTTATTACCTTTCACTGGACCTGATGAAAGGGATCGGCCAGTTCCGCGCCTGGAAAACGGGGCCGCTCAGATCGGGCGAGCATATGATGCAGTTCGAATCGCTGCAGGACGGTTTCTGGCGGGCCAGTGAACCGCAGGATGTCGAAGTGCAGATGATCTCCTTCGGCAGTTACCACGAACTCAGTATCAACGACCACGTGGTTCTCTCCCTGGCCGATGCGAACTTCAGTAGTGGCATGCTGGGCTTCTACGTGGAAACAGCCTCGTTGCACGTCTCCGATCTCGAAGTGCACCATATCAAGTCACCTACCCAGACCGACGATCACCTGACCACCGGCTGGAGAACCAACGGCGAAGAACCGGGAACACTTTTGCAATAAATGCTCAGCTTTGTGCGATGCTTGCGTTAACCGCCGAACATTTTCTCATACAGACTGAAAGCGGTGCGTCCCGCGAGCAGGAGCGAAGTGATCAGGCCGATAAAGCCCAGGAACTTCATCCAGAAGGGAATCGCGTTTTCGCCCGTCATATCGGAACGGGTCGCCAGCCAGAGCATGGCGATGGCCAGCATCGGAATGCCCAGCACGGTCAGCGACTGAGCGAAGATAATCAGCCCCACGGGACTCTGTCCCATCGTCTTGGTGTAGATGGCGACGACCATCCCCATCATCAACGCGCCAACGGTACACAGCTTGGGCCACTTCTCATCGATGTAGCCCCCTTTGCCCAGACCGTCCGACAGGACCGAACCGCCGATCATTGCGTTCACCAGGAAGGAACTGAAAGCACCAGCAAAAATCCCCAGCGAGAAAATGATCACGCCGAAAGTCCCGAACCCGGGTTCCAGACTCTTGGCGACATCCGCGACGGAGCCCAGCGTTTCGACATCGGGATTCTGATACAGCACCTTGGCGGCGGTGATCAGCACCATCATCGTGATCAGCCCCAGCACACAGATCCCGACAGTCGAGTCGATCAATCCCTGTTTAAGGTTATAACGGGTCCAGCCTTTCTGTCGCACCAGGTACGACTGATAGAAGGCCCCGGCTACGGAGAAAGTCGTTGCATACAGCGCTACGACTGGCGTCATGACTTCACTGAATTTGACTTTGCTTGTATCGAATTCGGGCAGGGAAGGAATGAACCCGGCGATCGCTGCGCCCCAGTCGGGCTTCGCCATCAGCAGGTTGATCGCGAAGGCGATGATCATAATCCCCACCAGGAGCTTCATCAGGTTTTCGATCATCGCATAGAGATGTTTAAATCCATACAGTGCCAGAATGATGAAGATATTCATGGCGATAATGATCAGGATGTCTGCGTTGCTCGAACCCATAAAGGGTTCGACCGCAGCGAGAACTCCCAAGTTATTGCTGAACTGAAAACAGGCGGCGATCAGAAACAGGATGATCCCCGTTGCGGCTGCCACCGGGCGTCCCGCCCGCTTTGCCAGCTCATCACAGATCGTACCGTCCAGCTGAATCCCCAGTCGCGCTGAGAGCGCGGTCATCGCAATCATCATGATGACCGCAATCACCAGCACCCAGTTCATCTGATAGGCGTATGTGTGCCCGATCTTGGAAGCCGACAGAATACTGCCCGGCCCCAGAACCACCGAGGCGGTAATAATCGCCGGGCCCAGACTGCCGAGAATGCGCTTAATCAGATTCGATGGAGGCTGTTC from Gimesia chilikensis includes:
- a CDS encoding glycosyltransferase, whose product is MLELATISVFCLLCFALLNLYWGQRVARLYQAHLAQKSHSSYTPSAAVVLSLRGNDPFLADCLQGLLNQDYPAYQVKIVVDHIDDPAFAFVTQYLAEHEHPHCEVSIREVSNGVCGLKNASLVQAIREVDNDVEVLAWLDADVIPHRSWLRELVSPLQDPEVGVASGIRWYAPRHANPGTMVRHAWNTAAMMQMVALEIPWGGSIALSRDIFTHPQLTNSFSRMLWDDTGLKVIADQLGRRVAFVPATTMVNRESISFDSCFRYMTRQLVNARYYHPHWWLVAGLGLMTAVAQTALLVLSVLFMLQGDLTAAASSAGVLLFANGCVAVAIFRISLLVHKTVTARGEHFQRQPLRTLGYLGITVYIFAAALLAAMRTRTIDWRGVLYHVPDPFNVQIMHYEPYRHPEANASLHELEHVSI
- a CDS encoding glycosyl hydrolase, translating into MFSESAWSRKSIGDVDVVYHEGLYHLFHLVLPNHDFIAHAISDNGLNWRRVDNALFIGDPGGWDDLMLWTMHVTPDPHQPGHWRMFYTGVSRRDQGKKQRIGLAHSEDLFHWRKADVHWEDQRGHDDPEIVKQTRAKLVRSVSNSIKAKQDLESSFPLEPDAEYYEASVDEERNWVSFRDPFYFHEEDRGWLMMAARTNEGPLVRRGCVGLMEEYKPNHFRALPPLHAPMMYDDIEVPNLFRIDGDYYLVGSLREDAKIRYWHTTDPEQPWRNYYDNVLLAKGNYAGRICRDDKGLLLWNFYVRDPHDRMTNNILPPPKRLTRRSNGQLKVQTYEGIIERIVDTLDSRCLHTLKGARDESYFCMIDDSLELISQAGFQGFVFDEEVNCFRMRCRLTMKGAGKCGLLCRIDPETHDGYYLSLDLMKGIGQFRAWKTGPLRSGEHMMQFESLQDGFWRASEPQDVEVQMISFGSYHELSINDHVVLSLADANFSSGMLGFYVETASLHVSDLEVHHIKSPTQTDDHLTTGWRTNGEEPGTLLQ
- a CDS encoding Nramp family divalent metal transporter, with the translated sequence MSEQPPSNLIKRILGSLGPAIITASVVLGPGSILSASKIGHTYAYQMNWVLVIAVIMMIAMTALSARLGIQLDGTICDELAKRAGRPVAAATGIILFLIAACFQFSNNLGVLAAVEPFMGSSNADILIIIAMNIFIILALYGFKHLYAMIENLMKLLVGIMIIAFAINLLMAKPDWGAAIAGFIPSLPEFDTSKVKFSEVMTPVVALYATTFSVAGAFYQSYLVRQKGWTRYNLKQGLIDSTVGICVLGLITMMVLITAAKVLYQNPDVETLGSVADVAKSLEPGFGTFGVIIFSLGIFAGAFSSFLVNAMIGGSVLSDGLGKGGYIDEKWPKLCTVGALMMGMVVAIYTKTMGQSPVGLIIFAQSLTVLGIPMLAIAMLWLATRSDMTGENAIPFWMKFLGFIGLITSLLLAGRTAFSLYEKMFGG